From the genome of Candidatus Hydrogenedentota bacterium:
TGATCGCAGAGGTGGGCGCCGCAGAAAATCATGTCCCCGATGCGCTTCTCCCGGAGCCACTTGAGGCCCATCGTGCATTGCCGCTCAATACGTCCCAGGGGCATAGGTTGCTGCGGGCCGTAGTCCCACATGTAACACCCCATCTGCAGGCGTTTTCCGGGTGCGAGCTCCTTCAGCTTGGCAAAATTGGCCTCGAGCTCGTCCAGTTCTTTGGCTGACCACGACCAGAGCGAGATCTCGTCGCACAGTTCGAGGTAGGGACGCATTCGGTCGTCAAACTTGTCCGCCGTGTAGACGACAATCCCCAATTCGAGCCGGCGGCCGTTGATGGTCATCCGGTCTCGGATAGCCTTCACCTCGCCGACCGTCATCGAGCCTTCCTGGCCTTCGCGGGCGAAGTTGAAGAAGTCGTCCATGTACAAGCCCGTGATATTGGGCATGGAAGCCGCTAACCGCAGGACATATTCGCGTTCCTCGTTCGATGTGGCTCCTGAACTGCCCGTAATCGACCACTGCAGCTTTTTCACGTCCTTGAACGCCGCGGCGTATTCCTCAAACGGATAGGCGGGCTTTCCGGCCGCACGGATGAACATGATGTTGGGCGTGCCCAGGTATTTCGCGGCTTCCACCGGTGTCATGCGCGAGTTGCGCGGCAGCCCGAACATACCGTCATACACGCCAGGGTGATGCGACCACAGCCAAAAGCGGTCGCGGACTCGTTCACGTTCGTCGGCCCGGGGCTCTTGACTCGTCAACGCGGCCATTCCAGCCATAGCGCTCATCTGCACAAAACGACGTCGCGTTACCATTTCGTTATATTCCTTCCGCTTCCCTCGAGTCAGCGCACCGTTCACTTTGAATATCTTACGTACTGTGCGCCGTATTGTCCACACTCATATCAATCATACGATACACAGCCAATCAGTTGAATCTGGTTGCGGGTTACAATCCGCTTCCACTCCGAAGACGCACGGGCTATTGCGTAGACGCGCGGTCTGTCATATCATGGAATTCAAGAGAGGCCGCGGGGTTGTACATTTGGAACACGAGACAGGATTACGGAGATGCCGCGTACCGCATTCATAGTGCTGCTTGCCGCCGCCGCGAGCTCGCTTATCCCCGCCTCAGCCGACACGATCGTCTATCGCGGACGCGAATACTCCGGCGTGACCATTGAAGAGCTCTCCAACCAGTATGTGGTCCATTTTCCGGATACGGGCAGGAAGAAGTATTTCCGGAAAGAGGAAGTAACGTCGGTTCAGCGCACGGGCAACAGCGGGCAGGCCGGTTCCCCGGAGCGGACCGGCGTCTATTCCGCGTCTAAGCCGGCCGTGAGACCTCAAGAACCGGAAACTGCCGACTTGACGCCACAGCAAATCGCTTTGCAGGAATACAAGCAACGGAAGAGAATCCGGGCGCAAGCCGAATTCGAGGCGGCATTCGAACATTGGAGCAAGCTTACCGACGAGCAACGAGAGGCTCTTCTCGCGTCCGCCGTTGACCAGGCGGCCGCCGCCGAAGCCGAGAGACAGCAGACCGCGCAGGCCATCGCGGACCAGCGCCAGCAGTTCGACGGGGAACGGGAAGCCCGGCGCGTCAGCGCGGAAAGCACCGCCGTCGAGAGAGACCGGACCATTAACGAAACCTACGCCGCGGCGTTTGAGGTCCAGGACGTTGACCCATTCGGTTATTTGACCGATCGCGAGGCGCAACACACGGTGGCCCTGGCCGATAGTGTCGGACTCGCCCCGGAGGAGTTCCTGGAAGAATACCTCGACGGGTTTGCATACCCCCCGGTGCCATACTTCGAAACCGGCAGGCGCCGGTTGGCCGATGCGCTCGACGACGCCGACGTCGAAGCCTATTGGATCGAACAGGAGTACAATGCCCGTATCGCCGAGGAAAGCCGCGCGCTCAGTCAGCTTGAAGGAGAAGCGCGCCGCTTTGATCGGCGCAGCAAGACCGTTCTCCGGAGCAACGCCGATCGGGCGCGCCGTCTGGCCAGCACCGCGGATTACCTGGCGGTGCTCGAGGATGCCCGCGCCGCCGAGTACGAGCCTTCGCTCAAGTACCGGAGCCTGTTTTCCGTCGAGGGCAAGGGCGTCACGCAACGGCACATCTCGGCCGCGGCCCCTATCCTGAGAATCGACTGGTGGCTTGACATATCCTCTCCCTTGGCGAATCAGCTCACAATACGCGTGTATGACAGCGTCTCGGAAAAACCGGTCAAGGCCGACTCCTCCGCCAAGCTGCCTTCCGACCATTTCCTGATCATCGATGAGCCCGGCGACTATCTCGTCGAGGCCGAGGGCCCGGAAGGGCTGACTTACACCATCGAGGCCAAGGAGCTCCAAGACCTCACGCTTCCCCCTCCTGCCGAAGAGGAATGAGAGCTCCGCTCGCGTGGCAGCCCCGCCGCGGCACGGCCATCTCGCTCACAACGTATGGGGCGCATGGGCAGGCACGAAACCATGCCAAAGGAGGAGGGAACACCCCAATCCGGATAGGAAAGCCCTTGCTGGAGAGATCTTATTGTCTCCATAAAGACAAGAACGAACTCACACGGAGACACAGGGAACACGAAGATCGAATCCTCCGAAACAGAGTGAGACAGGAAGCATCATTTTGGATTGCGCGGTGGCGCTTCATCGTGAGACGGGTCCCGGGCTGTTGGAAACAGTGTACGAAGCGGTTCTTGCACGCGATCTGGAGGCCCGGGGTCTGCGCATGGCACGGCAAGTTCCCATCCCCATCGGGCTTCGCGGCATCCGGTTCGACGAAGCGTTTCGTGCAGACCTCATCGTGGAGGATACCCGTTCTTGTGGAACTCAAATCCGTGGAGAAGGTCACGAAGGCGCACCACAGGCAGGTGTTGACCTATCCGCGGTTGACGGGTATCAGACTCGGCTGTCTACTCGACTTCGGCGAGGCTTTGATGAGGGACGGCATTTCCCGCATCATAAACGAAGACATTGAGCAGATTTCGCTTCGGAGCAGGCTCCATTTCCTCCGTGTCCTTTGCGTCTCTGTGTGAGTTTCCCCAATCGTGGTCTCATCCGGCGATTTCGGGAACCGGCGCGCATTGCATGGGGGCATGACGATTTGGTAGGTTGCGCGTGTCTTGGCACTCATTCGAGCGCACTGGAGGCCGCATGCATTCCACCAATTCCGCTCCCTGGTACGTCTCGCTGCACGGCGGGCACACGGCCGAGTTCTGCGACCACGGCACGGGGGATCTGCGCGCCGTGCTCGAGGCGGCCGTCGCGAAAGGCTTCTCCACCTACGGGGTCTCCGAGCATGCCGCGCGCGTCGAGGAACGGTTTCTCTACCCCAATGAACGGTGTTTAGGATGGACCATCGAGAAGGTTCAAGAGGATTTCGAGCGTTACGGCAAGGCTGTTTTCGAGCTGGCCGAGGAATTCGCCGGGCGCCTGACCGTCTTGCGCGGCATGGAGGCCGAAGTCGTGCCTGCGAACCGGTACGCGGACATCATGCTGGCCTATCGCGAACGGTTTGCATTCGACTACCTGGTCGGGTCGGTTCATTACGTCGACGAAATGTCGATCGACGACACCCCGGACCAGTTCGAGGAGGCCATGGAGGCCCACGGAGGGCTCGAGCGGTTGGCCGTCCGGTATTACGAGACCGTGGGCGCTATGGTCGACGCGTTGCGGCCCGATGTGGTCGGACATCTCGACGTCATCCGCACAATCGGCTGGAAATACGGCGATCTGGCGTCGCCTGCCATACGCCGGGCCGCCGGGGACGCCCTCGACAGCGTGCGCCGGCAGAACTGTATTCTGGACCTGAACACCGCCGGGTACCGCAAAGGGCTTCATACGCCCTACCCTGACGTCTGGCTTGTCGAACGCGCCCGCGACATGAAGATCCCCTTCGCGCTGGGGGATGACTGTCATGGGCCCGAAGATGTCGGCGCGGAATTCGAACAGGGCCGCGCCTACCTGCTTGCCAACGGCGTCGAGACCGTCACCGTTCTGCAGCGCGACGGAAACCGGGTCGAACGCCGCACCGTGCCGCTCTGAATCCCCTTCGAAAAAGGGACTTCCCCGTGCGGCGGGGGGGGACCGCACGGGGAAGCGGGGGGAAGTTGGGCGGGATATTGTTCCTTTATGTGATCTCGATAGTCCGGGGTTTGAAGGCCTCCGCTTTCGGCAGGGTGACGGTCAGGATGCCGTCCTTCATCACCGCGTTCACCTTTGCGGTGTCAAGAGCGCTGCTAAGTGCGAATATGCGCCGGTAATCGGCGGGGGCACGCTCGCGCAAGAGGTACCTTCCATCGCCGTTCACCTGTTGGCGATGCCCGACCAGCGACAACTCGCCCTGCTTGACCTCAATTTCCACATTCTCCTTTGGTACGCCCGCCAGTTCGGCTTCAATGCGGACCTGGCCAGCCTCCTCGATGATATTCACACGCGGCGTCACATAACGCTTGGTCTTTTCCGCTGCAGCAGTTGTCATGTCGTGTCACTCCCTTGTCAGTCGAATCGGAGCGTCAGCCCCGAGACCTTATTCCACATCCAGCGAAATGCGCTTCGGCTTCGATTCCTCGCGTTTCGGCAACCGCACCCGCAGTACGCCGTCCCGCAACGTGGCTTCCACCTTGTTGGCATCGAAACCACCGGGCAACTCGAAGGTTCGCTGAAACTCTCCATAATGCCGTTCCATCCGGTGGACGTTCTTCTCTTCGTCGCGCCGCTCGTACTCACGTTTGCCCCGAATCTTGACCGTGTTGTCGAGGG
Proteins encoded in this window:
- a CDS encoding histidinol-phosphatase yields the protein MHSTNSAPWYVSLHGGHTAEFCDHGTGDLRAVLEAAVAKGFSTYGVSEHAARVEERFLYPNERCLGWTIEKVQEDFERYGKAVFELAEEFAGRLTVLRGMEAEVVPANRYADIMLAYRERFAFDYLVGSVHYVDEMSIDDTPDQFEEAMEAHGGLERLAVRYYETVGAMVDALRPDVVGHLDVIRTIGWKYGDLASPAIRRAAGDALDSVRRQNCILDLNTAGYRKGLHTPYPDVWLVERARDMKIPFALGDDCHGPEDVGAEFEQGRAYLLANGVETVTVLQRDGNRVERRTVPL
- a CDS encoding Hsp20/alpha crystallin family protein: MTTAAAEKTKRYVTPRVNIIEEAGQVRIEAELAGVPKENVEIEVKQGELSLVGHRQQVNGDGRYLLRERAPADYRRIFALSSALDTAKVNAVMKDGILTVTLPKAEAFKPRTIEIT
- a CDS encoding Hsp20/alpha crystallin family protein, whose translation is MALVRWRHSGDVAPWSALADLQNELARMFGDHGFEWDRPSQTWNPPMDLQETENEYVLQADVPGMKREDVEITALDNTVKIRGKREYERRDEEKNVHRMERHYGEFQRTFELPGGFDANKVEATLRDGVLRVRLPKREESKPKRISLDVE
- a CDS encoding twin-arginine translocation signal domain-containing protein; translation: MVTRRRFVQMSAMAGMAALTSQEPRADERERVRDRFWLWSHHPGVYDGMFGLPRNSRMTPVEAAKYLGTPNIMFIRAAGKPAYPFEEYAAAFKDVKKLQWSITGSSGATSNEEREYVLRLAASMPNITGLYMDDFFNFAREGQEGSMTVGEVKAIRDRMTINGRRLELGIVVYTADKFDDRMRPYLELCDEISLWSWSAKELDELEANFAKLKELAPGKRLQMGCYMWDYGPQQPMPLGRIERQCTMGLKWLREKRIGDMIFCGAHLCDQGLEAVEATRNWIATVGDQPLYEH